Proteins encoded in a region of the Lycorma delicatula isolate Av1 chromosome 6, ASM4794821v1, whole genome shotgun sequence genome:
- the LOC142326872 gene encoding uncharacterized protein LOC142326872, with the protein MVSPVVIQAINNNVIRLRWDLSDSEEMYLLSTLLRYQKSILNCLKEEGRRFDGNIKWYVAANVELMKRTHLEDGVETTYTNLYLHGKTRTVINLDDNTDVVEESWIESVEKIIETLTKFINNGSGWVMNKIIYIDLNIIRYRPLYGASSSFIKTPKKLVKREAIVNVKNPHDEKCFLWSVLAYLHDQPGRNYRQSWYARFEHEINMNGISYPVKVKDIDRFEVLNHTISINVYGYEEDNDRVYPVRVTENRDRTHCIHLLLLAGETRDKFHYCLINTKPGKNGLSRLLSGLTKHHCSSQYCPYCLHRFSSSDPHVATQNLNQHLIECKRHGAQRIRVPDPAKEKECVMKFRDYSSTLRVPYTVYADFESFVHFSGPP; encoded by the exons atggtatcaccggtagttatccaagcaataaataacaacgtcatccgtcttcgatgggacttgtctgactctgaggagatgtatctcctttcaacccttctacggtatcagaagagcatcctgaactgtttgaaggaagaaggcagacgctttgatggcaacataaaatg gtacgttgcagcaaatgttgaattgatgaagcggacacatctcgaagacggagtagaaacTACATATACCAATTTGTATCtgcatggaaaaactagaacggtgataaatttagatgataacaccgacgttgttgaagaatcatggatagaatcagtggagaaaattatagagacactgaccaaattcatcaacaacggcagcggatgggtaatgaataaaataatttatattgatttaaatattatccgttaccgtccgttatatggcgcctctagttcatttataaaaacaccaaaaaaacttgtaaaaagagaggcaatagttaatgtaaaaaatccgcatgatgaaaaatgtttcctatggtccgtactagcatacctgCATGACCAACCAGGTCGGAACTATCGTCAGAGTTGGTATGCACgctttgaacatgaaattaacatgaacgggatatcatatccagtaaaggtaaaagacattgatcgcttcgaggtgttgaaccacacaataagcatcaatgtctacggctatgaggaagataacgatcgcgtgtacccggtacgtgttaccgaaaaccgcgatcgtacccactgcatacacctattgctgcttgcaggggagacgagagataaatttcactactgccttataaataccaaaccaggtaaaaatgggctatctcgtctcctttcaggtcttacaaaaCATCACTGCAGCAGTcaatattgcccttactgtttgcaccgtttcagttcatcagacccacatgtcgctacacaaaacctaaaccaacatttgatcgagtgtaagcgacacggtgcacaaaggataagagtacccgatcccgctaaagaaaaggaatgcgtgatgaagttcagggactactcgtccacactacgcgttccgtatacggtgtatgcagactttgaatcattcGTACAtttttcaggaccaccttaa